Proteins encoded within one genomic window of Mesorhizobium sp. AR10:
- a CDS encoding SDR family NAD(P)-dependent oxidoreductase encodes MDLNLINQTALVTGSTGGIGFEIARRLAAEGTDVIVSGRGKEKVDAAVARIKDAGGSSVRGVVADVTTADGAAALLDAVGRVDILVNNLGIYESKAFSEITDDDWMRFFEVNVVSGTRLARAVFPGMLERNQGRIIFVSSESALSVPHDMIHYAVTKTAQLTISRGLAELTKGTKVTVNSVMPGPTRADGIESFLRSQASDPSAAIESIEAEFFAKARASSLLQRMIEPGEIASLVAYLASPLASATNGAALRVEGGLITTIA; translated from the coding sequence GTGGACCTGAACCTGATTAACCAGACAGCCCTTGTGACCGGTTCGACCGGCGGGATCGGCTTTGAGATCGCGCGCAGGCTTGCCGCCGAAGGCACCGATGTGATCGTATCGGGACGTGGCAAGGAGAAAGTCGATGCCGCGGTTGCCAGGATCAAGGATGCGGGCGGCAGCTCAGTTCGCGGCGTCGTCGCCGACGTGACAACTGCAGATGGCGCGGCCGCTCTGCTGGATGCAGTCGGGCGGGTCGACATCCTCGTCAACAATCTCGGCATCTATGAAAGCAAGGCATTCAGCGAGATCACCGACGACGATTGGATGCGCTTCTTTGAGGTCAATGTCGTGAGCGGGACGCGCCTTGCGCGTGCGGTTTTTCCGGGGATGCTTGAGCGCAATCAGGGGCGCATCATCTTCGTATCGAGCGAGTCGGCGCTTTCCGTGCCCCACGACATGATTCATTACGCCGTCACCAAGACCGCGCAACTGACGATTTCGCGCGGCCTTGCGGAACTGACCAAGGGGACCAAGGTCACCGTCAACTCGGTCATGCCGGGGCCGACCCGCGCCGACGGCATCGAGAGCTTCCTTCGCAGTCAGGCAAGCGACCCGTCTGCTGCGATCGAGTCTATTGAGGCTGAATTCTTCGCAAAGGCGCGGGCATCGTCGCTTCTGCAGCGCATGATCGAGCCTGGGGAAATAGCGAGTTTGGTCGCCTACCTCGCCAGCCCTCTTGCTTCAGCAACTAATGGCGCCGCTTTGCGCGTGGAGGGCGGACTTATCACGACCATTGCCTAA
- a CDS encoding MoaD/ThiS family protein — MVEVTLWGSLGALAGGKNKVEIEAKDIRELFRKLAEQYPALEPYIDRGIAVAIDGTIYRDTWSKELPQGAEIFLLPRLAGG, encoded by the coding sequence ATGGTCGAAGTGACGCTCTGGGGGTCGCTTGGCGCGCTCGCCGGAGGCAAGAACAAGGTCGAGATCGAGGCGAAGGACATTCGGGAGCTGTTCAGGAAGCTGGCGGAACAGTATCCCGCCCTCGAGCCCTACATCGATCGCGGCATCGCCGTCGCCATCGACGGGACGATCTATCGCGACACCTGGTCGAAGGAATTGCCGCAGGGTGCAGAGATTTTCCTGCTGCCGCGTCTTGCCGGGGGGTAG
- a CDS encoding putative quinol monooxygenase, with protein MTKPLNILAITTAVKGAEERLRAAQEILVAETVREPGCLRYELNQSLDDGRILVFVESWASEEAWRDHMQGAAIRRFQMSGAPNLFADFQLHRLAPVTGGRAEQAA; from the coding sequence ATGACCAAACCGCTGAACATCCTTGCTATCACCACCGCCGTCAAAGGTGCGGAGGAGCGCCTGCGTGCCGCGCAGGAAATTCTTGTTGCCGAAACTGTCAGGGAGCCTGGTTGCCTGCGCTACGAGCTGAACCAGTCGCTCGACGACGGACGCATCCTTGTCTTCGTGGAAAGCTGGGCGAGCGAGGAGGCATGGCGCGACCATATGCAGGGTGCGGCGATCAGGCGTTTCCAGATGAGCGGAGCGCCCAACCTGTTCGCGGATTTCCAGCTCCACAGGCTTGCGCCTGTTACAGGCGGGCGAGCCGAACAGGCAGCCTGA